One stretch of Pseudomonas azotoformans DNA includes these proteins:
- a CDS encoding 2OG-Fe(II) oxygenase: MRAMQIPLDHPLLQRIVDDLAEKGWSRQDGFLPQALTLELAAECRKRKAEGELAPAAVGRGPAQEIREGIRGDHIQWLEEGDAAVCDTYMAVMDSLRLAMNRGLFLGLEDFESHFAMYPPGAFYLKHLDRFRDDDRRMVSAVIYLNDAWLPEHGGQLRMYLKDGVEYDVVPTGGCLVVFLSGEVPHEVMPATRERLSLTGWFRRRGNEPF; this comes from the coding sequence ATGCGCGCCATGCAAATACCCCTCGATCACCCCTTGCTGCAACGTATTGTCGACGACCTGGCCGAAAAGGGCTGGTCCCGACAGGACGGCTTCCTGCCCCAGGCTCTGACCCTGGAACTGGCGGCTGAGTGCCGTAAACGCAAGGCCGAAGGTGAGCTGGCCCCGGCGGCGGTAGGGCGCGGCCCGGCCCAGGAGATCCGCGAAGGCATTCGCGGTGACCACATCCAATGGTTGGAAGAGGGCGATGCGGCAGTCTGCGACACCTATATGGCGGTGATGGACAGCCTGCGCCTGGCGATGAACCGTGGCCTGTTCCTGGGCCTGGAAGACTTCGAGAGCCACTTCGCGATGTACCCGCCGGGGGCGTTTTACCTCAAGCACCTGGACCGTTTCCGCGACGATGACCGGCGCATGGTCTCGGCGGTGATCTACTTGAATGACGCCTGGCTGCCCGAGCATGGCGGCCAGTTGCGCATGTACCTCAAGGACGGCGTCGAATACGACGTGGTGCCCACAGGCGGTTGCCTGGTGGTGTTCCTGTCGGGCGAGGTGCCCCACGAAGTCATGCCCGCCACGCGCGAACGCCTGTCCCTCACCGGCTGGTTTCGCCGGCGGGGCAACGAGCCGTTTTAA
- a CDS encoding DUF4399 domain-containing protein: MKALLSRATLASLMLGASMLANAADVPRTPAPKGAEVFIVSPKDGATVDKTFTVKFGVKGLDLEPIDKQVPGAGHHHLLVDQDVTSLKADEAIPATATSIHFGKAQTETELTLTPGKHTLQLVAGDNVHRQFEPTVASKVVTVNVK, encoded by the coding sequence ATGAAAGCCCTTTTGTCCCGTGCCACCCTGGCCTCCCTGATGCTGGGTGCTTCGATGTTGGCGAATGCTGCTGATGTTCCGCGCACCCCCGCCCCCAAAGGCGCCGAGGTGTTTATCGTATCGCCCAAAGATGGCGCGACCGTCGACAAGACCTTCACCGTCAAATTTGGCGTGAAGGGTCTGGACCTGGAACCGATCGACAAGCAGGTGCCCGGTGCCGGTCACCATCACCTGCTGGTCGACCAGGACGTAACGTCGCTCAAAGCAGACGAGGCTATCCCGGCCACTGCCACCTCGATTCATTTCGGCAAGGCGCAAACCGAAACCGAGCTGACACTGACCCCAGGCAAACACACCTTGCAGCTGGTAGCGGGCGATAACGTGCACCGCCAGTTCGAGCCCACTGTAGCCTCGAAAGTCGTCACGGTTAACGTCAAGTAA
- a CDS encoding DUF523 domain-containing protein, translating to MEKILISRCLLGHKVRYDGGASGPFDQLAAWQAEGRVVAICPEVSGGLPTPRPAAEIPGGQGVDVWEGRAQVLTAEGEDFSAAFLDGARQALALVQRHDIRIAVLKANSPSCGNLLTYDGTFTGVKVSGEGVTAALLKRHGVQVFSELELAEAAQALAQL from the coding sequence ATGGAAAAGATTCTGATCAGCCGCTGCCTGCTCGGGCACAAGGTGCGTTACGACGGCGGGGCCAGCGGGCCGTTCGACCAATTGGCAGCGTGGCAGGCCGAGGGGCGTGTGGTTGCGATCTGCCCGGAAGTGTCGGGTGGTTTGCCAACGCCACGACCTGCCGCCGAGATCCCCGGCGGGCAGGGTGTGGATGTGTGGGAGGGGCGTGCCCAGGTGCTGACGGCCGAGGGCGAAGATTTCAGCGCAGCGTTCCTTGATGGCGCCCGCCAGGCACTGGCGCTGGTGCAACGCCACGATATCCGCATCGCGGTGCTCAAGGCCAATAGTCCATCCTGCGGCAACCTGCTCACCTATGACGGTACCTTTACCGGCGTGAAAGTGAGTGGCGAGGGCGTAACCGCGGCGCTGCTCAAGCGGCACGGCGTGCAGGTGTTCAGTGAGCTGGAGCTGGCTGAGGCTGCGCAGGCACTGGCGCAGCTGTAG
- a CDS encoding carboxymuconolactone decarboxylase family protein, protein MFNNWSDLLPTVKKAFGALGKSNPKMVKAYMALGEAAEENNVLDAKTRELISIAVAITTRCDGCIGVHADAAIKAGATREEVAATLATAISLNAGAAYIYSLRALEAYDTLKPAPQS, encoded by the coding sequence ATGTTCAATAACTGGTCCGACTTGCTGCCTACCGTGAAGAAAGCCTTTGGCGCGCTGGGCAAGAGCAACCCGAAGATGGTCAAAGCCTACATGGCGCTGGGCGAAGCTGCCGAGGAAAACAACGTCCTCGATGCCAAGACCCGTGAACTGATTTCCATCGCCGTGGCCATTACCACCCGCTGCGACGGTTGCATCGGCGTGCATGCCGACGCGGCAATCAAGGCTGGCGCCACCCGCGAAGAAGTCGCTGCCACGCTGGCCACCGCGATCTCGCTGAATGCCGGCGCGGCGTACATCTACTCGCTGCGGGCGCTGGAAGCCTACGACACGCTCAAACCGGCGCCGCAAAGTTAA
- a CDS encoding transporter substrate-binding domain-containing protein produces the protein MRFSPGLLLLLPLLSPLAHAELVDDVFDRGELRIALEANTPPFNFKDGDKLTGFEVELGELLAKEMDVRSSFITTDDADLLPGVATGKYDVAINHIAKTADLEDQFDFSEVYREKPDLAIPFQKGNPAFKTSLDGALKRLKEDGRLKALSQKWFEGEAPTTAAPVPAQPQPAPAH, from the coding sequence ATGCGCTTTTCGCCTGGCCTGTTACTGCTGCTTCCCCTTCTGAGCCCACTGGCTCACGCCGAACTGGTCGATGATGTGTTCGATCGTGGCGAACTGCGCATCGCCCTTGAAGCCAATACGCCACCGTTCAACTTCAAGGACGGCGACAAACTCACCGGTTTTGAAGTGGAACTGGGTGAACTTCTGGCCAAGGAAATGGACGTGCGCTCCTCGTTCATCACCACCGATGACGCCGACTTGCTGCCAGGGGTGGCAACCGGCAAGTACGACGTGGCCATCAACCATATCGCTAAGACTGCCGACCTTGAGGATCAGTTCGATTTCAGCGAGGTTTATCGCGAGAAGCCCGATTTGGCGATCCCGTTCCAAAAGGGTAACCCGGCGTTCAAGACGAGCCTGGACGGCGCGCTGAAACGGCTGAAGGAGGATGGCCGGTTAAAGGCGCTGTCGCAGAAGTGGTTTGAGGGAGAAGCCCCGACTACAGCTGCGCCAGTGCCTGCGCAGCCTCAGCCAGCTCCAGCTCACTGA
- a CDS encoding DUF2059 domain-containing protein: MRRLFFSLLMFCVLPAWADGYDQLYKVAGWAEQRAHFNDALSAAQQRYRNSLPPAVYQALVDNSSKRFAAQAVDQRAEAQLRKHLADPKPALAFFQSPLGRKIVAAELLATRRDQLAKNAQGLPKIEADATRSLIIGHLAQALPAREAGAEVSLAIAGVAADSLSQMIPGLLGGGQAQGMLNGQRERLMQQIDKDLNNTLLYVYRDLSDPELEEFATFAESPEGKAYYQAALAAIRAGLAVGQSTSSLTQ, encoded by the coding sequence ATGCGTCGTTTGTTTTTTTCCTTGCTGATGTTCTGCGTTTTGCCCGCCTGGGCAGACGGCTATGACCAGTTGTACAAGGTCGCCGGCTGGGCCGAACAACGTGCGCATTTCAATGACGCCCTCAGTGCCGCCCAGCAACGCTACCGCAATAGCCTGCCGCCAGCGGTGTACCAGGCGCTGGTGGACAACAGTAGTAAACGCTTTGCCGCCCAGGCGGTGGACCAGCGTGCCGAAGCACAGCTGCGCAAGCACCTGGCGGACCCTAAGCCAGCCCTGGCGTTTTTCCAATCGCCCCTGGGCCGCAAGATTGTTGCCGCCGAACTGCTCGCCACCCGCCGCGACCAACTGGCGAAAAACGCCCAGGGTTTGCCGAAAATCGAAGCCGACGCCACCCGCAGCCTGATCATCGGCCACCTGGCCCAGGCCCTGCCGGCGCGCGAAGCCGGCGCGGAAGTCAGCCTGGCGATTGCCGGCGTGGCGGCCGACAGCCTGAGCCAGATGATCCCCGGCCTGCTGGGCGGCGGCCAGGCCCAGGGTATGTTGAATGGCCAACGCGAGCGGTTGATGCAGCAGATCGACAAGGACCTGAACAACACACTGCTGTACGTTTATCGGGATCTGTCCGACCCGGAGCTGGAAGAATTCGCGACGTTTGCGGAGTCGCCGGAGGGTAAGGCGTATTACCAGGCGGCGCTTGCAGCCATCCGCGCCGGGCTGGCGGTCGGGCAAAGCACTTCCAGCCTTACGCAGTAA
- the serA gene encoding phosphoglycerate dehydrogenase, translating into MSKTSLDKSKIKFLLLEGVHPSAVEVLKAAGYSSIEYITSSLPEAQLKEKIADAHFIGIRSRTQLTEEIFDHAKKLVAVGCFCIGTNQVDLSAARERGIAVFNAPYSNTRSVAELVLAEAILLLRGIPEKNASCHRGGWIKSAANSFEIRGKKLGIIGYGSIGTQLSVLAEGLGMQVFFYDTLTKLPLGNATQVASLTELLGMSDIVTLHVPETAETQWMMGEKEIRAIKKGGILINAARGTVVELDALADAIKDKHLIGAAIDVFPVEPRSNDDIFESPLRGLDNVILTPHIGGSTAEAQANIGLEVAEKLVKYSDNGTSVSSVNFPEVALPAHPGKHRLLHIHQNIPGVMMEINKVFAENGINISGQFLQTNEKVGYVVIDVDAEYSDLAQEKLQHINGTIRSRVLF; encoded by the coding sequence ATGAGCAAGACTTCTCTCGATAAGAGCAAGATCAAGTTCCTTCTTCTGGAAGGCGTCCACCCATCGGCCGTCGAAGTTCTGAAGGCCGCCGGGTACTCCAGCATTGAGTACATCACCAGTTCTCTGCCGGAAGCCCAGCTCAAGGAAAAGATCGCCGACGCGCACTTTATCGGCATTCGCTCCCGCACTCAGCTGACCGAAGAAATCTTCGATCACGCCAAGAAACTCGTGGCGGTCGGCTGTTTCTGCATCGGCACCAACCAGGTCGACCTGTCTGCTGCGCGCGAGCGCGGCATCGCGGTGTTCAACGCACCGTACTCCAACACCCGTTCCGTTGCGGAGCTGGTGCTGGCCGAGGCCATCCTGTTGTTGCGCGGCATTCCCGAGAAAAACGCCTCCTGCCACCGTGGCGGCTGGATCAAGAGCGCGGCCAACTCCTTCGAGATCCGTGGCAAGAAGCTGGGCATCATCGGCTACGGCTCGATCGGTACCCAGTTGTCGGTCCTGGCTGAAGGCCTGGGCATGCAGGTGTTCTTCTACGACACCCTGACCAAGCTGCCATTGGGCAACGCCACCCAAGTGGCCAGCCTGACCGAGCTGCTGGGTATGTCCGACATCGTGACCCTGCACGTTCCGGAAACCGCTGAGACCCAGTGGATGATGGGCGAGAAGGAAATCCGCGCCATCAAGAAGGGCGGCATCCTGATCAACGCGGCACGCGGTACTGTGGTCGAACTGGACGCCCTGGCCGACGCGATCAAGGACAAGCACCTGATCGGCGCCGCCATCGACGTGTTCCCGGTCGAGCCTCGCTCCAACGACGACATCTTCGAAAGCCCGCTGCGTGGCCTGGACAACGTGATCCTGACCCCGCACATCGGTGGTTCCACCGCTGAAGCCCAAGCCAACATTGGCCTGGAAGTGGCCGAGAAGCTGGTCAAGTACAGCGACAACGGTACTTCGGTATCGTCCGTGAACTTCCCGGAAGTGGCCCTGCCGGCTCACCCTGGCAAGCACCGTCTGCTGCACATCCACCAGAACATCCCTGGCGTGATGATGGAGATCAACAAGGTCTTCGCGGAAAACGGCATCAACATCTCCGGTCAGTTCCTGCAGACCAACGAGAAGGTCGGCTACGTGGTGATCGACGTCGACGCCGAGTACTCGGACCTGGCGCAAGAGAAGCTGCAGCACATCAACGGCACTATCCGTAGCCGCGTGTTGTTCTAA
- a CDS encoding DUF6436 domain-containing protein codes for MRPPYRTALFASLILVICAGVLWAAYDWFQGRYLRAFSEHTAVFSGDPLKLPADLAGPGPIRLVHFWDPACPCNVGNQQHLGELIEQYAPQGVEFYALQKPGSHGQLPDNLRTMKTLSALPGADQVPASPAVGIWDRTGKLAYFGPYSEGLTCNSSNSFIEPILKALDAGRQINATHTLAVGCYCSWPKGS; via the coding sequence ATGCGACCGCCCTACCGCACCGCCCTATTCGCCAGCCTGATCCTGGTTATCTGCGCCGGCGTGCTGTGGGCGGCCTATGACTGGTTCCAGGGCCGCTACCTGCGCGCCTTCAGCGAACACACTGCGGTGTTTTCCGGCGACCCATTGAAGCTGCCCGCCGACCTCGCCGGCCCCGGCCCGATCCGCCTGGTGCACTTCTGGGACCCGGCCTGCCCGTGCAACGTCGGCAACCAGCAGCACCTGGGCGAGCTGATCGAGCAATACGCACCCCAAGGCGTCGAGTTCTATGCCCTGCAAAAACCCGGCAGCCACGGCCAACTGCCCGACAACCTGCGCACGATGAAAACCCTCAGCGCCCTGCCCGGCGCCGACCAGGTGCCGGCCAGCCCAGCCGTGGGGATCTGGGATCGCACAGGCAAGCTCGCGTATTTCGGCCCCTACAGCGAGGGCCTCACGTGCAACTCCAGCAACAGCTTCATTGAGCCGATCCTCAAGGCCCTAGACGCGGGACGCCAGATAAATGCTACTCACACCCTGGCAGTGGGCTGCTATTGTTCGTGGCCAAAAGGCTCGTAA
- a CDS encoding AraC family transcriptional regulator: MNSIDTLIALANLRGSLDLRCQFQGDWALDHAPESFGVAPYHIVLSGICRAELSGGQQVTLEQGDILLMPGGATHLLRSQGARIRPMQPKVIEGGVLTVHRLGGDQPDLDMLCGSFHYNRQSLLLGALPEYLVVSSREWQGDGQLAALIALLRSEADGQQLGARAFIDALSSALFTLILRAWLARQAPVAGTFALLTDKRLSKAWQAMLADPGYEWTIDSLAAAATMSRATFMRAFVKVAGVSPWVLLTQLRMELAFNLLRQSHLSLLDIAAQVGYQSQAAFSKKFKETYGEAPGRVRAR; the protein is encoded by the coding sequence ATGAATTCGATCGACACGCTTATCGCGCTGGCTAACCTGCGCGGCAGTCTGGATCTGCGCTGCCAATTCCAGGGCGACTGGGCCTTGGACCATGCGCCGGAAAGTTTTGGCGTGGCGCCCTATCACATTGTGCTCAGTGGCATTTGCCGCGCCGAGTTGTCGGGTGGGCAGCAAGTGACCCTGGAGCAGGGCGATATTTTGCTGATGCCCGGCGGTGCCACGCACTTGCTGCGCAGCCAGGGCGCGCGGATCCGGCCGATGCAACCCAAGGTCATCGAAGGCGGTGTGCTCACGGTGCACCGCCTGGGCGGTGACCAGCCGGACCTGGACATGCTCTGCGGCAGCTTTCACTACAACCGCCAGTCGCTGCTGCTCGGCGCGTTGCCGGAATACCTGGTGGTGTCCAGCCGCGAGTGGCAGGGCGACGGGCAACTGGCGGCGTTGATCGCGTTATTGCGCAGCGAAGCGGACGGCCAGCAACTCGGCGCCCGCGCGTTTATCGATGCGTTGTCATCGGCGCTGTTTACCCTGATCCTGCGCGCCTGGCTCGCCCGTCAGGCCCCGGTCGCCGGCACTTTCGCGTTGCTTACCGACAAGCGCCTGAGCAAGGCCTGGCAAGCCATGCTGGCCGATCCAGGGTATGAGTGGACCATCGACAGCCTGGCGGCCGCTGCGACGATGTCACGCGCCACCTTCATGCGGGCCTTTGTGAAAGTCGCGGGCGTATCGCCGTGGGTGCTGCTGACCCAATTGCGCATGGAGCTGGCGTTCAACCTGTTGCGCCAGTCACACCTGAGCCTGCTGGATATCGCCGCCCAGGTGGGTTACCAGTCCCAGGCGGCGTTCAGCAAGAAGTTCAAGGAAACCTACGGCGAGGCGCCGGGGCGGGTGCGGGCACGGTAG
- a CDS encoding phospholipase BipL: MPVTFDPDHLRESLQPLVDAQPLSAEARVYQRFYGLDQAVSRLGRFEVDGFEVVAQVWWPPKPVATLFMYHGFYDHMGLYRHVVKWALDQGFVVIACDLPGHGLSSGARASIDDFAVYQHVLQALFTQAEALQLPQPWHLFGQSTGGAVVVDHLLNHGADSPAQGKTFLLSPLVRPRAWGWSQLSYYLLRPFVKGIARRFSENTNDPAFKPFLEADPLQPRQLPTAWVGALARWIKRIEAAPHSPRRPVIVQGEEDMTVDWQHNLQVLRSKFDQPEVLMLPRGRHHLANEIPEIREQYFSYLTQHLN; this comes from the coding sequence ATGCCCGTTACCTTTGACCCCGATCATCTGCGCGAAAGCTTGCAGCCCCTGGTGGATGCGCAACCGCTTTCAGCCGAGGCACGGGTCTACCAGCGTTTCTACGGGCTGGACCAGGCCGTGAGCCGCCTGGGGCGCTTCGAGGTGGACGGTTTCGAGGTGGTCGCGCAAGTGTGGTGGCCGCCCAAGCCTGTGGCGACGCTGTTCATGTACCACGGCTTCTACGACCATATGGGCCTGTACCGCCATGTGGTGAAGTGGGCGCTGGACCAGGGTTTTGTGGTGATCGCCTGCGATCTGCCAGGGCACGGGCTGTCCAGCGGCGCGCGCGCCAGCATCGATGATTTCGCGGTGTACCAGCACGTGCTGCAGGCCCTGTTTACCCAGGCCGAAGCCCTGCAGTTGCCGCAACCCTGGCACCTGTTCGGGCAAAGCACCGGCGGCGCGGTGGTGGTGGACCACCTGCTCAACCACGGCGCCGACAGCCCGGCCCAGGGCAAGACCTTCCTGCTGTCCCCCCTGGTGCGCCCGCGTGCCTGGGGTTGGTCGCAGCTCAGCTATTACCTGTTGCGCCCGTTCGTCAAAGGCATTGCGCGGCGGTTCAGCGAAAACACCAATGACCCCGCGTTCAAACCGTTCCTTGAAGCCGACCCGCTGCAACCGCGCCAGTTGCCCACTGCCTGGGTGGGGGCCCTGGCGCGCTGGATCAAACGCATCGAAGCCGCACCGCACAGCCCTCGGCGACCGGTGATTGTGCAGGGTGAAGAGGATATGACTGTGGATTGGCAGCACAACCTGCAGGTGTTGCGCAGCAAGTTCGACCAGCCGGAGGTGTTGATGCTGCCGCGTGGCAGGCATCATTTGGCCAATGAGATTCCGGAGATTCGTGAGCAGTACTTCAGCTATCTCACCCAACACCTGAACTAA
- a CDS encoding penicillin acylase family protein — MKRVLQVFAVLVVLAALGAGAYVYSKQPTRQGTVTLANLQGSVTVRYDDRGVPHIRAENETDLYRALGYVHAQDRLFQMEIMRRLARGELAEVLGPKVLETDKLFRSLRIRDRAATYVAQLDHESAHWKALQAYLDGINQYQDSHARPMEFDVLGIPKRPFTAEDTISVAGYMAYSFAAAFRTEPLLTYVRDQLGSDYLKVFDLDWQPKGALNLAASDWQTLGALASLSEQALADNGLPQIEGSNAWAISGNRTKSGKPLLAGDPHIRFSVPSVWYEAQLSAPGFELYGYHNALVPMAFLGHNLDFGWSLTMFQNDDLDLIAEKVNPDNANQVWYHGQWVDMTRTEQQIAVKGQAPVTLTLRQSPHGPIINDVLGENAGKTPIAMWWAFLDTQNPILEGFYQLNRADTLAKARAAAAKVSAPGLNIVWANAKGDIGWWAAAQLPIRPAGANPGFILDGSTEQADKLGFYPFTANPQEENPARGYVVSANAQPVSPTGMEIPGYYNLADRGQQLNAQLSDKSVKWDVNNSQALQLGTTTAFGPRLLAPLLPVLREVVKDPAQLKLVEQLASWKGDYPLDSTSATLFNQFLFNLADAAFHPKLGDSMFKTLLTTRVIDAALPRLAATPDSPWWDGKRADAVKLAWDNSLAHLKATLGDDPSQWQWGTAHTLTHVHPLGMQKPLDKVFNVGPFPAPGTHEVPNNQSAMIGPAPWPVTYGPSTRRLIDFADVAHALTINPVGQSGVPFDRHYSDQAETYIEGGYEQAHFTDEEVTANTRGTLKLLPAR, encoded by the coding sequence ATGAAGCGCGTCTTGCAGGTGTTCGCGGTTCTGGTCGTGCTGGCTGCCCTTGGCGCAGGCGCGTACGTCTATAGCAAACAGCCCACCCGCCAGGGCACGGTGACGCTGGCCAACCTGCAAGGCTCCGTCACGGTGCGCTATGACGACCGTGGCGTGCCGCATATCCGCGCCGAGAACGAAACCGACCTGTACCGCGCCCTCGGCTATGTGCATGCCCAGGACCGTCTGTTCCAGATGGAGATCATGCGGCGCCTGGCCCGTGGCGAACTGGCCGAAGTGCTCGGCCCCAAAGTGCTGGAGACCGACAAGCTGTTTCGCAGCCTGCGCATTCGCGACCGCGCCGCGACCTATGTGGCGCAACTGGATCATGAGTCTGCGCACTGGAAGGCCCTGCAAGCCTATCTGGACGGGATCAACCAGTATCAGGACAGCCACGCCCGCCCGATGGAGTTCGACGTGCTGGGCATCCCCAAGCGGCCGTTCACCGCCGAAGACACCATCAGCGTCGCCGGGTATATGGCCTACAGCTTTGCCGCCGCGTTTCGTACTGAGCCTTTGCTGACTTACGTACGCGACCAATTGGGCAGCGACTACCTGAAAGTCTTCGACCTCGACTGGCAGCCCAAGGGCGCCCTCAACCTCGCCGCCAGCGATTGGCAGACCCTCGGCGCCCTCGCCTCACTGAGCGAACAGGCCCTGGCCGACAACGGCTTGCCGCAGATCGAAGGCAGCAACGCCTGGGCCATCAGCGGCAACCGCACCAAGAGCGGCAAGCCGTTGCTGGCGGGTGACCCGCATATTCGTTTCTCGGTGCCATCGGTGTGGTACGAGGCGCAGCTGTCGGCGCCGGGTTTCGAGTTGTATGGCTATCACAATGCACTGGTGCCGATGGCTTTCCTGGGGCACAACCTGGATTTCGGCTGGAGCCTGACCATGTTCCAGAACGACGACCTCGACCTGATAGCCGAGAAGGTCAACCCAGACAACGCCAACCAGGTCTGGTACCACGGCCAGTGGGTCGACATGACCCGCACCGAGCAACAGATCGCGGTGAAGGGCCAGGCGCCGGTAACATTGACCCTACGCCAATCACCCCACGGCCCGATCATCAATGACGTGCTCGGCGAAAACGCCGGCAAGACCCCGATTGCCATGTGGTGGGCGTTCCTCGACACCCAGAACCCGATCCTCGAAGGCTTCTACCAGCTCAACCGCGCCGACACCCTGGCCAAAGCGCGAGCCGCAGCAGCCAAGGTCTCCGCGCCGGGCCTGAATATCGTGTGGGCCAACGCCAAGGGTGATATCGGCTGGTGGGCAGCGGCGCAATTGCCGATCCGCCCGGCCGGAGCCAACCCCGGTTTCATCCTCGATGGCAGTACCGAACAAGCCGACAAGTTGGGCTTCTACCCCTTCACCGCCAACCCCCAGGAAGAGAATCCGGCACGCGGTTATGTGGTGTCAGCCAACGCTCAGCCCGTGTCGCCCACCGGCATGGAGATCCCCGGCTATTACAACCTGGCCGACCGTGGCCAGCAGTTGAATGCACAGTTGAGCGACAAGAGCGTGAAATGGGATGTGAACAACAGCCAGGCCTTGCAACTGGGCACCACCACGGCTTTCGGCCCGCGCCTGCTGGCGCCGCTGCTGCCGGTACTGCGTGAGGTGGTCAAGGACCCGGCGCAGCTGAAACTGGTGGAGCAGCTTGCCAGCTGGAAGGGTGACTACCCGCTGGACTCCACCAGCGCCACGCTGTTCAACCAGTTCCTGTTCAACCTCGCGGACGCAGCCTTCCACCCGAAACTCGGCGACAGCATGTTCAAGACCCTGCTCACCACCCGTGTGATTGACGCCGCCCTGCCACGCCTGGCCGCCACGCCGGACTCACCGTGGTGGGACGGCAAGCGCGCCGACGCCGTCAAGCTCGCCTGGGACAACAGCCTCGCGCACCTCAAGGCCACCCTTGGCGATGACCCGAGCCAATGGCAGTGGGGCACCGCACATACCCTGACCCACGTTCATCCGCTGGGCATGCAGAAGCCTTTGGACAAGGTGTTCAACGTCGGCCCGTTCCCTGCGCCGGGCACCCATGAAGTGCCGAACAACCAGTCGGCCATGATCGGCCCGGCGCCATGGCCGGTCACCTACGGCCCCTCGACCCGCCGCCTGATCGATTTCGCCGATGTGGCCCACGCGTTGACCATCAACCCGGTCGGGCAAAGTGGCGTGCCGTTTGACCGACACTACAGCGACCAGGCCGAAACCTACATCGAAGGGGGCTACGAGCAGGCGCACTTCACCGATGAGGAAGTGACGGCCAATACGCGCGGGACGCTAAAGCTGTTGCCCGCCAGATAA
- a CDS encoding FAD-binding oxidoreductase, which produces MTHPALIDELKTLVEPGKVLTDADSLEAYGKDWTKHFAPAPTAIVFPKTTEQVQAIVRWANTHKVALVPSGGRTGLSAAAVAANGEVVVSFDYMNQILDVNLTDRTAVCQPGVVTKQLQNVAEEKGLYYPVDFASSGSSQIGGNIGTNAGGIKVIRYGMTRNWVAGMKVVTGKGDVLELNRDLIKNATGYDMRQLFIGAEGTLGFVVEATMRLDRAPKNLTAMVLGTTDFDSIMPVLHAFQSKLDLTAFEFFSDKALAKVMGRGDVPAPFETECPFYALLEFEATTEEVANHALETFEHCVEQGWVLDGVMSQSETQLHNLWKLREYISETISHWTPYKNDISVTVSKVPAFLKEIDAIVGEHYPDFEIVWFGHIGDGNLHLNILKPENLSKDEFFAKCATVNKWVFETVEKYNGSISAEHGVGMTKRDYLTYSRSPVEIEYMKAVKAVFDPNGIMNPGKIFAV; this is translated from the coding sequence ATGACCCATCCTGCCCTGATTGATGAGCTAAAGACCCTGGTTGAGCCCGGCAAAGTGCTGACCGATGCAGACTCCCTGGAGGCTTACGGCAAGGATTGGACCAAGCACTTCGCACCCGCGCCGACCGCCATCGTCTTCCCCAAGACCACTGAGCAGGTCCAGGCCATCGTGCGTTGGGCCAATACCCACAAGGTCGCGCTGGTGCCATCCGGTGGGCGTACTGGCCTGTCGGCCGCTGCCGTGGCGGCGAATGGCGAAGTGGTGGTGTCGTTCGACTACATGAACCAGATTCTCGACGTGAACCTCACCGACCGCACCGCCGTGTGCCAGCCGGGCGTGGTCACCAAGCAATTGCAGAACGTCGCCGAAGAAAAAGGCCTGTACTACCCGGTGGACTTCGCGTCGTCGGGTTCCAGCCAGATTGGCGGCAATATCGGCACCAATGCCGGCGGAATCAAGGTGATTCGCTACGGCATGACCCGCAACTGGGTGGCCGGCATGAAGGTCGTTACCGGCAAGGGTGATGTACTGGAGCTGAACCGCGACCTGATCAAGAACGCCACCGGCTACGACATGCGTCAACTGTTCATCGGCGCCGAAGGCACCCTGGGCTTTGTGGTCGAGGCCACCATGCGCCTGGACCGTGCGCCGAAGAACCTCACCGCCATGGTGCTCGGTACGACTGACTTTGATTCGATCATGCCGGTATTGCACGCGTTCCAGAGCAAACTGGACCTGACCGCCTTCGAATTCTTCTCCGACAAGGCCCTGGCCAAGGTCATGGGCCGTGGCGACGTGCCGGCGCCGTTCGAAACCGAATGCCCGTTCTATGCGCTGCTGGAATTCGAAGCCACCACCGAAGAAGTCGCCAACCACGCGCTGGAAACCTTCGAGCACTGCGTAGAACAGGGCTGGGTGCTGGACGGCGTGATGAGCCAGAGCGAAACCCAGCTGCACAACCTGTGGAAACTGCGCGAGTACATCTCCGAGACGATTTCCCACTGGACCCCATACAAGAACGATATCTCGGTGACTGTCTCCAAAGTACCGGCGTTCTTGAAGGAAATCGACGCGATCGTCGGCGAACACTACCCGGACTTCGAAATCGTCTGGTTCGGCCACATCGGCGACGGCAACCTGCACCTGAACATCCTCAAGCCGGAAAACCTGAGCAAGGACGAGTTCTTTGCCAAGTGCGCCACCGTGAACAAGTGGGTGTTCGAAACCGTCGAGAAGTACAACGGTTCGATCTCCGCCGAACACGGCGTGGGCATGACCAAGCGTGACTACCTGACCTACAGCCGCTCGCCGGTGGAAATCGAGTACATGAAGGCCGTCAAAGCGGTGTTCGACCCGAACGGGATCATGAA